TCCCACAGTGCTTAGTGCAGGCTGGATGTTCAGGAATTGGTggcaaatgaaagaatgaatgagtgagacaGGAAGGACAGGTGACAAGGAGAGAGCTCATACTCCAGCATGAAGGCTCATAGGTTAAGGGATTATACTCGAAAATGAATCCATTTGGATGATCCCGTACACGATGGAGCCGACCGTGACTCCCTGTCCAGGGAACTGACATCCAAGATAACTGGTAACGTGCCTTTTGTGGCAAGGTCCCATTCCCTATGTTATGGAATTACGTGGTGGAAGCCTATCCGTGGCTTTAAAATTGTCACAGCTTTGCTTCTTTTTCAGAGTGAAACATCTTTCAACCTAATATCAGAAAAATGTGACATTCTATCAATTCTTCGGGATCATCCTGAAAACAGGATTTACCAGAGGAAAATCCAGGTGAGAGAGGTTTGCAGGGGAGAGGATCTTAGAGCTAATGTGCTGGAGCTGGGATTGGAGTCCGAGGTGCCACTTTGAAAGCAGAATGTCCTAGCCTTGGGGCCAGGCTCCCGGGCAAATTCAAGGGCTCCCAGAATATTTTGATGTTGGGCATTTGCCTCAGTGAGAAATCTTTTAGTTGCAATATAtatagcaatttttaaattttttttaaaagctaggcACTATCCTAAGTGCTTTATTTACTGAGACATTATGTGGCAAAGCCAGTACTtgtattatccacattttacagcTGAGGGAAGGGAGGCACAGTTATTAAATGGCAGGCCCACAGTCCTCCAGCTCATCCGTGAAGAAGGTAGGATGTGGACAAGGAAGCCAGATCTCGTAAGCTGCGCCCATAACCACAGTGCTAGGGCATCTCGGCAGCAAAGGGCCACTCCGTTGGCCTTTGCAGAAGGGGTTTGCCAGAAGCGTGCGGGGGCACAGCTCACAAAACCAGAGCAGGAGCAGCAGCCTAGGCTCTGTCCACCTCAGGGGCAGCATGCCTTTGcttctctctgctcactgggaagaCTGTCTCCTGCAGCCGCAGGGCCTTGTGTACCCTGAAGCCCTCTCGGGAGATGAGATGCGGTTCTCACGGAGCATGACCTTCCCTGCAGGGCTGAGAGGGGGCCCCATCAACCCCAAGCCTTCTCACTGCTGTGGTGGGAGGAGGGACTCCCCGACACCTTGAAGACCGTGCTTTGCTATCAAAACCTTGCCCATAGCTCCAGGAGGCGCCCAAGGAGACTCCAGACATTTCAGAGGGAAATTGGCAGCTCAGAGCAGAGCTGGAGGTGGGTGGCCTGGGGAGAGCCACGCCTTTTGAGACATGTCTGAAGGTCTGGCCAGACTGCTTCGTTATGTCTGAGGAGGCCTCTTCTACAAACTCTGCAgactcctggctccctgctcagctacaCCTCATCCCCGCAAGGGCTTTGCTTAGCTGTGCCTCCCCTGTGCCATGCATACCACTTCTGCTCCTCTCAGTGCtactcctccaggaagccttcctagaCTTCTGATGCCACTGCTCTGAGGCACCCCCGTGTTTCCCCTGTCCTGTCCTAGTTGTGTAATGGTCCATCTTCCCCAGACCGTAGGCTGCCAGAGGCTGGGCCGTGACCCGTTCATCCCTCGGTGCCTGCCACAAGGACCGGCTCAGCGTGGTTTTACGTGCGATGGAGGGTAGCTGGGAGACTGTGAAGGCTCTCAGAGGAGGCAGCAGGTGCTACCTGGGGGAGGTAGGGGCCCTGGCCCCCCACAGGATGCGATGCGACGGGTGATGGTGGTGCAGACGTCCACatttccttctctgccccacAGGAACTCAGCAAAAGGTTCACCGCGATCCGCAAGACCAAGGGGGATGGGAACTGCTTCTACCGGGCCTTGGGCTATTCCTACCTGGAGTCCCTgctggggaagagcagggaggtCCTCAAGTGAGTGGGTGTAAGGGACTGCTGGGCAGGCTTGGGTGCCCTGGGTCTCCCTGATGGGGTTTCCTAGGCACAGGCCTGCCAAACCCGGAAAGTGAGCTgctgtgggggcggggtgggggcagccaTGTGGTCTGGGATGGAACGGTGACTTAAGTTCGCCTAGGTGGGTTGCATTGGTTGCCTCTGAAGACTCACTCCAAGAGAAAAACAACGCTTTGCCTATTCTGAGTAATTTCAGCTGCCCCTGTTCTTAAAGGTGTGTAACCGGGTATCTACCTAGTCAGGCCTTGGGTCCTGACCCAATGCTGAGGAAGGTCTCTGTCCAGCAGCAGCTCCCAAGAGCGACCCTTTAGACCTTTGTGTTGAGGTTCAAGTCAGGGCCCCTACTGCGTCAGCATTTGCTCAAACTTCTTGGACCTTTAGAATGTGGTACCAATTCGGTCCATCTAGGGCAGGCTTCTGTTTCTCCCCAAATCCCAGGAGATGTTGCCGGTCTCAGAACACAGCAAGGAGCTAAAAGACCTACTTCTTGATCTTGGAGCTTTCACTGCCCTGAGAGGATCAGATGaagccctccccactccccccaccacacacacaaacagagtgGCCGTAGGTCAGAGAACTCGGGCTTGATCCGTGGACCCTGGTGTCAGAGCTGCTTTGTGAGGGCCGCTTTCTCAACAGCAGCACTACTCTGGTATTTTGGGCTCGATCATTCTTGTTGTGGGTCGGTCCTGGGTGGTATAGGGTGGTTAGTAGTGTCCCTCGCATCCACCTACTAGATGCCCCTAGAGCACCTTCCGCCCCAAGCCATGaccatcaaaaatgtctccagatccCATCAGAAACCTctctccagggcgcctgggtggctcagtgggttaagccactgccttcggctcaggtcatgatctcagggtcctgggatcgagtcccgcatcgggccctctgctcagcggggagcctgcttccctctctctctctctctggctgcctctccatctacttgtgatttctctctgtcaaattaataaaagaaaagaaaagaaaaaaaaaaaaaaaagaaacctctctcCAGATTCCATCAGAAACCTCTTTGGTTGAGGGAAGTCAGCCCTGATTGAGAATGGCTAGGTTAAGATAATCATCTCCTGGTCAAAATACAGATTCCCTCAAAAGGGATAGAAATTAGGCCACCCGTTCTTTATTTGGAATGTCATTCTTGGACAGACTGAGTCCCTTTTGATGGAGTCCCCTATCTCAAGTCACTTTCCAGTGCAGTCCAGTGCAGGGCTTTTCTCCCACTGTGTCCCCCAGAGCTGTGCCATGCTGAGGTCCGGGGCTCTGAGGCCAGACCTCACTCTaccttacttgctgtgtgactttgggcaagtaacCGCagctctctaagcctcagtttccacatttgcGGAACGTGGGTAATCCTGCATACTCCGTGTTTGGAGGACTCAGCAAGGTGATGCTCGCAAAGCCCAGCCCTGAATGCTGGGCTTCACCCCTGCACTCCTCCCAGggcaccctccctccctgcagtCATCACCCAGCAGGACACCACACACAGACCCCCCCTGTaggccctggggatgcaggagagaacaagagagaaactTCCTGCCTCTGGAGCAGGCATGCTAGCAGGAGAAAACAGACCGCATGGGATGTCAGATGGCAAGACGTGTTGTAGGAAAAAACCAGATGGGGAAGGTGGCCAAGTTGTTAGgatggaggcgggggtgggggtaagtGGGGAGTGCCTCATGGGCCTCTATAAAGACCCTGAATTTCAGCCTGAAAGAGATGGATCCTCTAAGGGTCTGAACAGAGCATCGCCTGGCCTGCTGGCCACTATCCACAGGACAGACTGCGAGGGCACAGCAGGGGATGTGCtcggagaagggagaggagagtggCAGCAGGGGCAGGCGGAGGGGATGGGCTGGATTCCAGATTCCTGGAGTCAGCAGGACTTGGTCACGGTTAGGTGGGGTGCGCGAGCTGAGAGGAGTCCAGGGTAACTGCTAAGTGTGTTGCCAAAGTCCAAATGATGCTGAGTCCAGAATGTCTGCGAGCCTTTCCGCAGGAGTGTTCAGGGTGGTGgtaccccattttacagttgagtaCACAGAGCCTTGGGAAGGTTACaagccttgcccaaggtcacagtgaAGCTGGCAGTGCTGCAGAGAGCGCCTCGCCCAGTGCCGTCCGAGTGCCGTCCCCCTTCCCCGCACTCATCTTGCTGGGTGGGAGTCCTGGCCTGGTCTCGGCCGGGCCTGTGTGGCACTCATCAGTCCTCGGTACAGGGGTCAGCAGTCATAGGTGAGCAATCGATGTGGGAATGCAGCTGGGGTTCAGGGAGGGTAAGGCAGGGGGGGACTAAAGCCCAAGGGCAGCTGAACAGCAGGGCTGCCAACTGCCAGCACAGGGGGTCCCCCCCACCCACTCTGGACAGCATTCACCTCCCCCTCCTGGTTTAGATGTTTGCGCACCACACATgccacccctctcctctctgtcccctcccaagACAACTGAGCCTCCCCCTCAGGCCTTTAGTCCCTTGTGAAAACCCCCTTCCTGTCCCATTAGGAGGCCAGCCTCCATTCCCAGGGGATAGACTGCACTACAGCCAGTGGcagctgccccccccacccccccgccgccccaaGCCTCCTGCTGCTTGGTTCCTCTAGCACGGGCTGTTCCCTTCCCTCCAAGGACCAGTTGCTTGTTCTGTACCTCATGTCTGCTGCTAAACGTGTCCTGGGGCCAGGGGCTGCTAGGGCTCCTCACCATGCCCCCAAGTGCCAGGGCTGGTCTCGGAAGGGGGCGGCACCGTGAGGGGCCTGCCGGGGAGCAGAGAGGGATGAGCCAGCGCTGACAGAGCAAGGGCCACTGGACCAGGTTTAAAGGGTGGCCAGTGCCAACAAAGCTTTCACAGCTGTGGGGCACGGAGGCCTGACTGGTGGCAGTAACCCtttctgtggtataaatactCCTTTCGTGACTGGTTTTCAGGCTACCACTGCGGggtcactgagcagggagcaaggaaGAGATAAACACAGAGATGGCAAGAACTATGGGGACAGGAAGGACAGATTCAGGAGGCTTGGGAAGCTAGAAGTAACATGTCTGGGAGTGGGTAGTGATGGCCTCAATCTcctaatctgtgaaatgggtactATATATGCTGGGGAGGACAGAACTCCGTGTGTTACCCAGACTGTGGGGTGGAAGTGCTCTCAAAGGGAGAAGGCAGCTGAGGAGGGGTGTGTCCCTAACGGGGACTGCCTTCTCCCGTTAGGGACACACCCCTCCTCAGGTGTGTCGGGAGCATCGGCTGAGAGGGGGAAGACATTGTCACAGCAGTGTTCCATCATCACTTCCCCATAAGCCATCCGTCTAACCCCTTTAGGTTTAAAGAACGTGTCCTGCAGACCCCAAATGACCTTCTGGCTGCTGGGTTTGAGGAGCACAAGTTCCGAAACTTCTTTAATGCTGTAAGTTAACCTGGGCAGGATGGCTGAGGGTCCAGGTGCTTCTATgctggcagagcagagaggaatGGGCAGGGGCTGGAGCCCCCCACAGCCCATGGCTCTGCTTTTGTGTCCCTGCTCCTCCCAGCTGGAGGACAGCTGCTTCCTGCGTGTTGGGACAGGGAAcccagggccctgccctcccATAGGGAGGAAGTACCTCCTTTGGGGCAGTAGCTCTCAGGCTGGAAACACCCCGCTCCCCTTATCCATTCCCTCTCCACCCTACTCCCGATCCTCTTAGTGAGGGAGGTGGGACTGGAGGGTTATAAATAAGAATCCCAATCACCACAGTGACGGGAGGAGACCCAACTGCTGTCCCCTAGACAGGACTCTGGGCTAAGGTACACACTGCAGGGCATTTCCAACCCTCTACTTAGTTTTGGTCCCAGACTGACTTGGGTAACTCAATTTGaggatttaaaaatggaaatacacacTGAGGAGAGGGTCCgatgcagagagccccatgggggaggGTAGGTCTTGCCTGTGCCTGCCAGCTGACAGCCCGGCGGGGTCCAGTTTTACAGTGTGGTCGAGCTGGTAGAGAAGGATGGCTCAGTGTCCAGCCTGCTGAAGGTGTTCAACGACCAGAGCGCCTCGGACCAAATCGTGCAGTTTCTGCGTCTGCTCACATCCGCCTTCATCAAGAACCGCGCAGAATTCTTCCGACACTTCATTGATGAGGAGATGGACATCAAGGATTTCTGTACTCATGTAGGTCCTCGGGGTCTCAAGCTCTGAGGACTCAGCCCACAGCCCTGGGACCTGCTGTGTAACCCCCAGCTCCTGCGCTTGTACACACTGGGGAGGACGGGGCAGTCAGTGTGTGGGCCATGGGGAAGTGCCGTGAaagcccctctcccctcaggaGACTTGAATGCCATCATCCCTAGCCAGGGGACTTCATGTCACATCTGCATTTGTAATTGGAAGAACAAGATTAGCAAGCCAGAAACAGATCCTACTTAAACTGCCTGAACACGTGGCTCTGGGCAAGTACTTCCCCCATCCAGGCCTCAGATTTCCCATCCGAGAACCGAGGGCCTTGGACTGCCCTGTTTACAGAATTGGAGAGTAGCAGACCCTGTGTCACATGTATCTTAAGATGTGTTTTGTTTATGATGGACGGTATTTATCTAAACGGATCTGCCAGCATTTAAACCCTGGGCAGCTCTCTTGACTCTGGATTTCTATTGGGATCCAGCTCCCAGGGCCTTATTCTGCATGGCTGCAATCAGCAGGAGTGGAGTGGCGGCCGCCCTAGGTGGGACAAACTTGCCAGCCGCCaccatctctgcctctctgtggagagaggcagactcaCTCACTCGCCTAGCCCTCTGTGAAGTCCCTTCATGACCGTCCTTGTCTGTTGAAATTCTTTGGTTCTATGCATTACCAAGCCAAAGCTTAAAAATTCTTGTCTACCTCCATCCCAATACTTCAAAGTAGTGTTCTCTTCTCACATACCACTAGAGTCTGGAATCTGAAAGATCTAGATTCCAGCCTTGCAGTGCTAGTGGGTTTCTGGCTGCTCTTCCTCAGTCTCCTCTTCTAGAAACTAGGCATGGCAGTACCACGTGATGAGCTGTTGTGAAGATTATCTCCCAGCATAGATGCTTAGACCCAGGGCCATGAAAGCCAGGGATGGAATTCTCATTTGTCCTCTGCCAGGCCCCCTTCCTaatctgggtttgttttttcgTTTGCCTTTGCAGGAAGTGGAGCCCATGGCCATGGAGTGTGACCACATCCAGATCACAGCCCTGTCTCAGGCACTGAACATCGCCCTGCAGGTGGAGTATGTGGATGAGATGGACACGGCCCTGAACCACCACGTGTTCCCCGAGGCTGCCACCCCTTCCGTTTACCTGCTCTATAAAACATCCCACTACAACATCCTTTATGCAGCCGATAAACGTTGATTACTTTTAGGCCATGCAGTGGAGCCTGTCACCTAACGGGACTGCATTCTCAATGGAACATTCcgacttttcaattttttaaacaacttaaaaCTATAGTTAGAAAATGTATAGCCTTTTGGGCAAAGTCACTGGGAATGAGGACTACCCATCATGGACTGGTATAACTTAGTGGtactgttaatatttattttcatggagGATCAAATGCTTTCTAACTCAGGGCTACAAAGCCAGAACCTCTGGCTCTGCTCCCAGTTCCCTGAGACCCTGGGCAGGTCACCTCCCCTCTCTGGACCCATTTCTTCATCTGGACAAGGTTCTTGCCAGTACTGACATTCTGTTGTATAAAAAACAGGGCCCTCTGGTTTCCTTTCTGTGCCTCTCTAATGGGGAGGAAAAGCTCAAGGTTAGCTGTCTTCAGTGACTTTCCAGTTCTACAGAGAAGAATCTAGTCTAATCAGCTGTTAGACTGGACTTTGGTGGATGGCTGACTGAAGTGTTGGCTAGTTGGCCAATGTGAGGGCTTCAGCATGGTTCCAAACATTCACCAGGGGAGTGTTTTCTTACCCTAACCTAAGGAGAAAAGGACTTTTATGCCAAAGTTTAAAAAGGGGCCTTCAGCATGAAGCTCAAGTTGTTgtggcctcccctcctctctaccTCTCCGGGCCAGACCTGCTTGCTTCTGGGCAGGCCCATCAGGATTCTGCAGCTTAGCCTCACCTAACAGGCTCAAGGAAGGCTGGGGTCTGGGACCAGGAAGCTGTCTCGCCATCCCCAACAGACTGGAAGTAGAATCTAGGTAATCTGCCAGGTGGAGACAGCAGTACATGCAGCCACAGACTCCAGCTGGGCAGGGCAGACATGTTTTGCAAGGTTGTCTGcagcttctttcccttttcccccttctgCTGGGTGTTGTGGACTGGCAGGAAGTTAGGTGGGAAAGAACAGACAAGCTGAGGTAACTGGCAAGGAGGGACATTTGCTGTGAAAACTGCCTAGAAGCCAAGAGCCCAGGCTGGCAGCCTCCTTCGTTTGTCCCCCTAGACCTTCCCCTTAGTAACAAGCCTTGTCACCTTGCTGCCCCAAGGACCTTGAAGAGCCCAGCTGATCTGGGGTACTGCTAGCAAGCGTTCTTCCTCTGTGGGAGGAAATGGAGACCGTCCAAGTGTGGAACTGCCCATGGGGTACTCCCCTAACCCAAGGTGTTTTCTCGCAGGTTCTCTTCTGCAGGGATTTCTGAGAATCCACACTGCATGTCTGCTGGCAGCCAGACCATACACAATGACTGGGTAGCAGACTGCTGAGGCCTTGTATACAAATGGAAGATTTGTATCATTCTTCTACCTTTGTGAAAACAGATGTTAGGGTGCTTAATGCCAGGCAGGGACCCAGGTTCCCCTATTGCATTAGCTAGAGCTTAAACCCAAGGGTTCACACTAAGTGATCATGTCACTTTTCCACAGGAATGTAAACCTGACCTTGATCTCTGAATTGGTGATATCCCACCCTGCTCTGGGTAGGAATGCTAGATCTGCGACAAACACACTGGAAGACTGGGGGAAATGTTATGTGACTTGTGACTATCAGGATTCCCAATTTTCAAACCAAAGGGTATGAACACGGCACATGCCCGTGGCTGCTCTTGAGGGTCTGTGGGACGGTCCATGCCTCCACCTGGGCTCTCACACCTGGCATAAGCAGCAGTGGCCACTTCTTGGCATGTTCACAAAAGTAGAGATTTCTCTTTGGCAAACTGGCTGGAGAAATTCCCTCTCAGGCTTCCTATGTCATGCTTCTAGGTCTAAGCCCACCAGTGCTCCCATGGAACCCTCTTCCAGAAGAGTTCCTATCAGTTTCAAATCAGAATGCCACAGGCAAATTATTCTCAAGTTCTTACAATGTGCTTCCCCCTTTTCCCACAAAACCACTGGTCCAATCTAAGCCATGGCTCTCTGCCCTCACATCCAACCTCAGATGGTCTGAGGCAAGCACCGATGCTGAAAAGGGAGTGACAGAATTCAGGAACTTGTTCAAATCTAGCCATCTGGGGAGGTTACTTTGCTTGTCTACAGCAGCCAGTTCTGCTGGCATTCAAACCTCCTGGACAGGTCTGCACCCACCTCACCAACCCCTCTCTGTCCAGACCGAAAGGAGGCGGGAGAGTTGCTTTGAGAGTCTGTATAACTGCACATTTATTACTTTCTTTCCAAAGGGAACTTTATAAATGGGAACGTTtagcaacaaaaagaacaaactgtCCTTGCTTTTGACTGGGTTCCTATTATAAGCACAGAGGGCTTCTGGAGCCAGACccgcctgggtttgaatctcccCTTTCCACAAGCTCTCGGCCAAGAACTTCATCTCTTGAGCCCTAATTCCCACGTCAGTGAAACGGAGACAGCACCTACGCAGCACAGGATCACTGCTTAAAGTGTAACAAGATTATGTGGGAGACCAGACACCCAGTGCTCTACAAGCCGGGAAGCAGAACACTTGCTGCAATGCGGGCAGGTACTTCCTTGGCAGGGAAACTCTGGCTTCCCCAACAGGGAAGTGTCAGGACCCATGAGACAAGTGTAAGAACTGTTCTCATACTGCGCAAAATGGGGGCAGCAGCTGTGGCTCAGTGAgcagctggtggggggagggggagtgggatgGGCAGGCCCTACAGCTTCTCCTGGCAGTTGGTGGAAACATTTTCCTGCATTAAAATGGTTTCCATGACAACCTTTGTCCCGGTTTCTTAGTATTTGGTATCTGACATGCACTGAAGATCACCTCTCTCCCATGGGGCTTATGTGTATGAGTGGATTAGCAGAGAGCGGGTTCTCGTTTCGTGGAAGATCCAGATACTCAGGAACTTCTGCCTTTGGGCTCGAGATACCAAAGAAACCACAGGACTCACCAAAGCTTTACATCATCAGGTCAAAGAATAGAACTGCCAAGGATGCTACCCTTAGCTTTAAAACTAACTCTCCTTAACATAGGACTTGCCCTGCAAAAAAATAAGAGCATGTGCTGTTAAACAACGAGGGCTGCATGTCAACAGACATCAGTGGGTCTGTCTGGCCTGTAACCAGTAGCCTCAGGCCTCTCATGACTCAGGTACTGCTAAAGTTCCTGAAGGCTGCTCAAACTGCCACTGTATCCTCTGGATAATGGTGAGTCCCCTACCACCGCAGCTCCACCAGCTGTCACCCAAGAAATGATCTCACAGACTAGGATTGTTTTCTACTTCATTGTCCTCCCTGGGTCACTGGTGACCCTGGGGAGACATTCCTTGACAACACTGCTGTCCTTTTAAGACTGAAGCAGTTTTCTGAACATGCCCACAAGGAAATACCCACGGTTTTAATCTCAGGCCTGCCACTTGGCCGCTCTGTGATCTGAGGCAAGTCTACATCACTCAGTGTCAACTTTCTCAACTACAAAAAGGTATTAGGACTTGTATTTCAGAGGCCTGTTAGAAACTaaatgatgggggcgcctgggtggctcagtgggttaagccgctgccttcggctcaggtcattatctcagggtcctgggtcatgatctcagggtcctggggtcgagccccgcgtcgggctctctgctcagcagggagcctgcttccctctctctctctctctgcctgcctctctgcctacttgtgatctctctctgtcaaataaataaaatctttaaaaaaaaaagaaaagaaactaaatgatgaaacagatgaaaatgCCTAACAGTGCTTGGTACTTCATCAGCGTTCAAGGACACCTGAGTCTGTCCAACTGTATTTACCCAGAGGGGCTGAGGGAACACTACTGCCATCCTGCCAACCTTGCCAACGATGAAGTCAAGGGGATATGTGTTTAGAAATCCAGACTTAGCTGTGAAGAAATGTATGCTTCTCCAGCAATTGTGGCTACTCACCTAGACTTACCTAGAGAAatctgggttgggggagggggcagatggGACACCAAGAGGTCACTTATTACCTCAGCACATATTTACATCATGCCCTGACCTAAGCCCAAGGGCTACAAGGGCTAATAAAGCAGCCTATGCTGTCAAGGAGCTTAGACAATACAGTCTGCCAAGTGCTACAGCAAGGGTAAGCACAACTACTATGGGCACTGTGCCCTCCTGGAGGCTTGGCGACCTAGGGAATATGTGCTCAAGGATGAGGAAAaaggcaagcaggcagaggggaaagcttGTATAAAGGCTCAGgacaagagaaagagcacatgggACTGTGGAAAACCACCACTTCGGACacaagaggaggggaagggagacaaGGCTGCAGAAACTGGCTAGCACCAGATCCCAAGTGCCTCACAATGCCAGACTCTGCACACGGTCACTGGCTTCCCTACAGACCGCTCTGATGTTAAGGAAGCCGGTGTTCTCTTGAACCCAAGGACGCAACCTCTTCCCTACCCACCCGGCAGCGTGGCTCAGACAAGAGAATGTGAATGGCAGAGAGCTCAAGAGCTTTTAGTGGAGTGCCGTGGAGAAAAGCAGAACACAGGCGAAGACCCAAAGCTCCATCCCCACTATCCAATGGGATGAGATGTACCCTACGTGAACCCCTTGTGCAACCTGCCACCAGAGGATAGGACAGCTATATCTGGCTAAAAACTCTGGATAACACACTGGTTCTGACTATTTTTAATCAACAAAAACAAGCTGAACATACAAGAAGCCTATACACACTGGGATACAGAAAGATATAAGCTGCTGCACAGAATTCTTTCCCCAAGACACAAATGTGCATGAGGGCTCTCTTGCAATGGGGGCTGGTACGGAAGAGGGGTTTTGTAACCGGGGTTGACAGCGGCGTGAAAGGCAAAGTGGGAAGATTACCCACAAAACCAGAGAAGAGAAACAACGTGCCGTCACTAACAGACGGACCTGGAGGGCAGTTAATCTAGTTAATCTGCACTTGTACTTGGCTGAGGTTGTTCCTGCTGCTGCTCTTTTGGCGgcggcttcttcttcttcttcttcttctgtttggcGAGGCAGctcaaagcagactccccatttcTTGGGGTAGCCATGAGTGTGGGCAGCTTGCCAGACTGAGTTGGATACTTCGTTTTCAGGTCCTCTTTGAACAAGGGCTGGCAGAGTAAATGGCGCAGCTCCTTCTTCAGGACCTTCATCTGCTTTTGTCTCCTACGCTCTTCTTGTTGGtcagtttttcttccttaagaCACAATATAGAACAGACCATATTTGCTATAATTTGTGGAaactttttgtttcccttgatgGATACTTGCGAtggaaaatgttctggaactctTGAGGAATCAAGGTTCAAAAGTTCTCTAGAGAAGCTAGTATTGGCTAACTTCTAACATAGCTGGGGAGGGATACTCAGGGCCATTATATCCTtcattcctcaaaaaaaaagCCTCTAACACAGGAATGACCTCCCATTTTACTCGAGGGCACTTGCTGACGGTCACAGAGCTAACTAACTAGCTGTTAGTTAGTTAGTTGCTGTCAAACAGATTAGAATCCAAGGCTCCTGACTGGAAGATCGGTTTTCTTCCTATGACCCACCCAACTGCTACTTGCTAGTCGGTGTATGGTGACTCGACAGGTACAAAGACCCCGGGAGACTGTGAACACCGTCTGGGAGCCCAGCtctcctacccctccccaccagcacTGTGACTGCACCTGTAGAGGTGGGCACAGCCAAAGGGCCCCAAGCCAACCAGTCCTCAGGGAGCAGAGCTCAAGCCCCAAGCTTGAGTTATCAGGGGGAACAGCTCATCGTCACCACGCCCACTGGTCTGGTTCCCAGCTTCCATACTAAGCAGACACTTGTCAGCTTCTGAATTTGTTGGCTTTGGCACTGAGATGCCAACACCTCAGGTGGGCTGCCCAACTGTGGGATGGAAAGAATACCGGATCTACTTTGGTTATCAGTTTAAGATCTGATTCCACCACTTTTTAGATTCAAGAGCCTTCCTCGAGCAGGGACCACAGAGATTCATCCCTGAATCCCTAGGCTCTTGCCCAGGTTCAGAGT
This Mustela nigripes isolate SB6536 chromosome 13, MUSNIG.SB6536, whole genome shotgun sequence DNA region includes the following protein-coding sequences:
- the OTUB2 gene encoding ubiquitin thioesterase OTUB2 isoform X1 gives rise to the protein MSETSFNLISEKCDILSILRDHPENRIYQRKIQELSKRFTAIRKTKGDGNCFYRALGYSYLESLLGKSREVLKFKERVLQTPNDLLAAGFEEHKFRNFFNAFYSVVELVEKDGSVSSLLKVFNDQSASDQIVQFLRLLTSAFIKNRAEFFRHFIDEEMDIKDFCTHEVEPMAMECDHIQITALSQALNIALQVEYVDEMDTALNHHVFPEAATPSVYLLYKTSHYNILYAADKR
- the OTUB2 gene encoding ubiquitin thioesterase OTUB2 isoform X2 → MEGSWETVKALRGGSRCYLGEELSKRFTAIRKTKGDGNCFYRALGYSYLESLLGKSREVLKFKERVLQTPNDLLAAGFEEHKFRNFFNAFYSVVELVEKDGSVSSLLKVFNDQSASDQIVQFLRLLTSAFIKNRAEFFRHFIDEEMDIKDFCTHEVEPMAMECDHIQITALSQALNIALQVEYVDEMDTALNHHVFPEAATPSVYLLYKTSHYNILYAADKR